A single region of the Nicotiana sylvestris chromosome 6, ASM39365v2, whole genome shotgun sequence genome encodes:
- the LOC138871280 gene encoding uncharacterized protein, whose amino-acid sequence MDIKPPQDPTVGNKAMILVPALRRNPILGAVRENGEPQNQKLNVSMNRPTNIIIWNIRGGNNENFRRIFREMVDAHRPCMLALLETIMGSHVELLNDFGFMEIIEVLADGQAGGIVILYNHEVVTIQNFIHRNQEIHATIEVLPIRKLWLFSTIYASTDICNRNTMWENLKNISRNHIGPWMVGGDFNDIFSANDKFGGRPLNDSRAKFLWSKLNSCKLIDLGFKECKYIWSSHRHKNKGLIMERLDKSKEIKREKSSVVNAGQLPY is encoded by the exons ATGGACATCAAGCCACCTCAGGATCCAACGGTGGGGAACAAGGCAATGATATTAGTGCCAGCATTGAGAAGGAACCCAATACTGGGGGCAGTGAGGGAAAACGGGGAGCCACAAAATCAAAAACTTAATGTCTCTATGAATCGACCAACAAATATCATCATTTGGAATATAAGGGGAGGTAATAATGAAAACTTTAGAAGAATTTTCAGGGAAATGGTCGACGCACATAGACCATGCATGTTGGCTTTACTAGAAACTATAATGGGAAGCCATGTTGAACTACTTAATGACTTTGGATTTATGGAGATAATAGAGGTACTAGCTGATGGCCAAGCAGGAGGAATTGTGATATTGTATAACCACGAGGTGGTGACTATCCAAAACTTTATCCATAGAAATCAAGAAATCCATGCAACGATTGAGGTACTTCCTATTCGTAAACTATGGCTTTTTAGCACAATATATGCTAGTACTGATATCTGTAATAGGAATACTATGTGGGAAAATCTAAAAAATATTAGTAGAAATCATATAGGCCCTTGGATGGTGGGAGGGGATTTCAATGATATTTTTAGTGCCAATGATAAGTTTGGAGGCAGACCTCTCAATGATTCTAGAGCCAAATTCCTATGGTCTAAACTTAATAGTTGTAAACTCATTGATCTTGGATTCAAGGAATGCAAATATATTTGGTCTAGCCATAGGCATAAAAATAAGGGTCTAATAATGGAAAGGTTGGATAAG TCTAAAGAAatcaagagagagaaaagcagtgttgtgAACGCCGGGCAGCTGCCTTACTAA